A single region of the Microlunatus panaciterrae genome encodes:
- a CDS encoding DUF6186 family protein, protein MTSRLVTILGFVLGGLALLVLEVWARRTDRSQSLAGILDRVMERRVSRLTILLFWWWLGWHFLLVPAA, encoded by the coding sequence GTGACTAGCCGGCTGGTCACGATCCTCGGCTTCGTCCTCGGCGGCCTGGCGCTGCTGGTCCTGGAGGTCTGGGCACGGCGCACCGACCGCTCCCAATCGCTGGCGGGGATTCTGGACCGGGTGATGGAGCGACGCGTCAGCCGGCTCACCATCCTGCTGTTCTGGTGGTGGCTCGGCTGGCACTTCCTGCTGGTCCCCGCGGCCTGA
- a CDS encoding glycosidase, whose amino-acid sequence MTESQPFPYRLTRCGVVMSPEEGNALEVEGVLNPASGRGPDGELYLLPRLVAAGNVSRVGLARVTVVDGVPSSVERQGVVLEPERSFEHGARNAGVEDPRVTWVGELGLHVMTYVAYGPLGPRTAIATSTDLRSWTRLGPVLFRYDDRHDVDLNLYHNKDTVFFPEPVTDPDGVPSLAVLHRPMWDLEEIKPGEGSQPPPWLAESRHSIWISFLPLADVRRDSAALTLWSKHRFLAGPEYPFEALKIGAGPPPLRVPEGWLVLHHGVTGRIDSAFDQQQNVNYAAGAMILDADQPWQVRSRTAEPLLAAETEDERSGIVPNVVFPTAIEEVAGVRYAFYGMADSKIGVARIDTLG is encoded by the coding sequence ATGACCGAGAGCCAGCCGTTTCCCTACCGCCTGACCCGGTGCGGCGTGGTGATGAGCCCGGAAGAGGGCAATGCCCTCGAGGTGGAAGGGGTGCTCAACCCCGCCTCCGGGCGCGGGCCGGACGGGGAGCTCTACCTGCTGCCGCGGCTGGTCGCGGCCGGCAACGTGTCCAGGGTCGGCCTGGCCCGGGTCACCGTGGTCGACGGCGTGCCCAGCTCGGTCGAACGCCAGGGGGTGGTGCTGGAGCCGGAGCGGTCCTTCGAGCACGGCGCCCGCAACGCCGGGGTGGAGGACCCGCGGGTGACCTGGGTCGGCGAGCTCGGCCTGCACGTGATGACCTACGTCGCCTACGGCCCCCTCGGGCCGAGGACGGCCATCGCCACCTCGACCGACCTGCGCAGCTGGACGCGCCTCGGGCCTGTGCTGTTCCGCTACGACGACCGTCACGACGTCGACCTGAACCTGTACCACAACAAGGACACCGTGTTCTTCCCCGAGCCGGTCACCGACCCGGACGGGGTGCCGAGCCTGGCGGTTCTGCACCGGCCCATGTGGGACCTCGAAGAGATCAAACCGGGGGAGGGCAGCCAACCACCCCCGTGGTTGGCGGAGTCCCGGCACAGCATCTGGATCAGCTTCCTCCCGCTGGCGGACGTGCGGCGTGACTCGGCAGCTCTGACGCTCTGGTCCAAGCACCGCTTCCTGGCCGGCCCTGAATATCCCTTCGAGGCACTCAAGATCGGCGCCGGCCCGCCCCCGCTGCGGGTGCCCGAGGGCTGGCTGGTGCTGCACCACGGCGTGACCGGCCGGATCGACAGCGCCTTCGACCAGCAGCAGAACGTCAACTACGCGGCCGGCGCGATGATCTTGGACGCCGACCAGCCGTGGCAGGTGCGGTCCCGGACTGCGGAGCCGCTGCTGGCGGCGGAGACGGAGGACGAACGTTCCGGCATAGTGCCCAATGTGGTCTTCCCGACCGCGATCGAGGAGGTCGCGGGCGTGCGCTACGCCTTCTACGGGATGGCCGACTCCAAGATCGGCGTGGCCCGGATCGACACGCTCGGCTGA
- a CDS encoding patatin-like protein: MDDRARLPGELRIALAMKGGVSLAVWMGGACREIARLREEGDGGEAAPADATTESSRYRALLRLCGYDKVLVDVLSGSSAGGLNGVLLSQNIASGARFDDGVRDVWLKVADLHRLARRPWADPPLSLLHGDQAFYRQLVLAMRQLQTSDLTRVSEHPLRLLVTATRLQGRRDALFPTAGSPLRARTNAGFIRFRYPGIADALYVSRETDHDHAINDFIESDFGRRRLAYAARTTSSFPGAFEPSAPWVLTDVPEQQVDLYGVSSETGTEDDEMPGRVELVDGGLLDNIPIAWAIRSIAGMPATAPVDRWLVYLEPVPDKDSTAAAADAGVINRDRPRSRSVLGMIKLVIASLRVKANTESVLDDAQALSEAAGLTSAQQAAMVATLSLAGSEGLRDAAGDQVDPTYVRLLGRMEIGRLRQLLLNPYALVAPDPLPLPPDTYPDRQVQALGESERTAPLLRPVSDDDAAALAGPLQSQDVQGQLGFKAQTPLVAARAVTLLMEAVRVAEQAGDHPEVAGLRSRLYAVRLAIEMTIAARDRILLRLADEHLRDGDGHPVAAPVALLRQATRELAALLAQLDQPPAETGHEAMALFWRRWAYDLAVLAVKSSSASIPRATAARGPGPDAGEPVTPYAMLWEAVLGCEEAFDLIDAPDRLEPTQHSRRATMGETLCSLEVLVGGLRPDPLSSPAVPLFAVMSATNRSPLEDRLLKGPITEQNRVNLKLSGNQVANFAGFLSARWRDNDWIWGRLDSAQTLVSLIAREDRVAAALAPDADSADPRRALREFFTGGAHDQEWAAFLGSRWQQLEQELVNGDRAVESWFVDVATERLHWDILATEIGWFHQLNDRAVGRDDPPQADGVAATVPPPRAQAGGAPGPLDRLRRVGEVGEETVMELLRRAELRRVLVQLGLVIWRAVVGTRAPEPPGAAPAQGTRHRSEPAWALVRRTAAWALAPTFLPALLLSLVSPFSTLLAGLLSWGAISAATGSWASAAHVPVILGLGLASFVFLAHLLLPNAAREHARSGVPLNGARLWLLRLVPATVIVVGIVFWTVALRLHWQFDVHNGWAQAAWGGLLAGGAFLATQLDVVWASLRRRTSRSSDRTVSPGLLLVSTAVVVVACFAVCLLPDHWLVGFAVQYVALALSLAGLYVWTERCATIQPPLGPEA, from the coding sequence ATGGATGATCGTGCCCGGTTGCCGGGAGAGCTGCGGATCGCGCTGGCGATGAAGGGCGGAGTGAGCCTGGCGGTCTGGATGGGAGGCGCCTGCCGGGAGATCGCCCGGCTCCGCGAGGAGGGCGACGGCGGTGAGGCGGCGCCAGCGGACGCCACCACCGAGTCGTCGCGCTACCGCGCCCTGCTCCGGTTGTGCGGCTACGACAAGGTCCTGGTCGATGTGCTGTCCGGCAGCAGCGCGGGCGGCCTGAACGGCGTCCTGCTGAGTCAGAACATCGCCTCCGGAGCCCGGTTCGACGACGGTGTGCGTGACGTCTGGCTCAAGGTTGCCGACCTGCACCGGCTGGCCCGACGACCGTGGGCCGATCCGCCGCTGTCGCTGCTGCACGGGGACCAGGCGTTCTACCGGCAGCTGGTGCTGGCGATGCGGCAACTGCAGACCAGCGACCTGACCCGGGTGAGTGAGCATCCGTTGCGGCTGCTGGTCACGGCCACCCGGCTGCAGGGTCGGCGCGACGCGCTGTTCCCGACCGCCGGCTCGCCGCTGCGAGCCCGAACCAACGCCGGCTTCATCCGATTCCGCTATCCCGGCATCGCCGACGCGCTGTACGTCAGCCGGGAGACCGACCATGATCACGCGATCAACGACTTCATCGAGTCCGACTTCGGCCGGCGCAGGCTCGCCTACGCCGCCCGGACCACCTCCTCGTTCCCGGGCGCCTTCGAGCCGAGCGCTCCATGGGTGCTGACCGACGTACCGGAGCAGCAGGTCGACCTCTACGGGGTGAGCTCGGAGACCGGCACCGAAGACGACGAGATGCCCGGCCGGGTGGAACTCGTCGACGGCGGTCTGCTGGACAACATCCCGATCGCGTGGGCGATCCGCAGCATCGCCGGGATGCCGGCGACGGCACCGGTGGACCGCTGGTTGGTCTATCTCGAGCCGGTGCCGGACAAGGACTCCACAGCCGCGGCGGCGGATGCGGGAGTGATCAACAGGGACCGGCCGCGGAGCAGGTCGGTGCTCGGGATGATCAAGTTGGTGATCGCCTCGCTGCGGGTCAAGGCCAACACCGAGTCCGTCCTCGACGACGCCCAGGCGCTCAGCGAGGCGGCCGGACTGACCAGTGCGCAGCAGGCAGCGATGGTGGCGACGCTGTCGTTGGCCGGGTCCGAGGGTCTGCGGGACGCGGCCGGGGACCAGGTTGACCCGACCTATGTCCGGCTGCTCGGCCGGATGGAGATCGGACGGCTGCGACAGCTGCTGCTGAACCCGTACGCGCTGGTCGCGCCGGACCCGCTGCCACTGCCGCCCGACACCTACCCGGACCGCCAGGTGCAGGCTCTCGGTGAGTCGGAGCGCACCGCGCCGCTGCTCCGCCCGGTGTCCGACGACGACGCCGCTGCATTGGCCGGCCCGCTGCAGAGCCAGGACGTGCAGGGACAGCTGGGCTTCAAGGCGCAGACCCCACTGGTGGCGGCCCGCGCGGTGACCCTGCTGATGGAGGCGGTCCGGGTGGCCGAACAGGCCGGAGACCACCCGGAGGTCGCCGGGCTGAGGTCCCGGCTGTACGCCGTACGGCTGGCCATCGAGATGACCATCGCCGCTCGCGACCGGATCCTGCTGCGGCTGGCAGACGAGCATCTGCGAGACGGCGACGGGCACCCGGTCGCTGCGCCGGTGGCGCTGCTCCGGCAGGCGACCCGTGAGCTCGCCGCCCTGCTGGCCCAGCTGGATCAGCCCCCGGCCGAGACGGGCCATGAGGCGATGGCCCTGTTCTGGCGCCGGTGGGCCTACGACCTGGCCGTGCTGGCGGTGAAGAGCTCCTCCGCCTCGATCCCGCGTGCCACGGCCGCCAGGGGCCCGGGTCCGGACGCGGGGGAGCCAGTCACGCCGTACGCGATGTTGTGGGAGGCGGTGCTCGGCTGTGAGGAGGCCTTCGACCTGATCGACGCGCCCGACCGGCTCGAACCGACCCAGCATTCGCGGCGGGCCACGATGGGCGAGACGCTGTGCTCACTCGAGGTGCTGGTCGGAGGCCTGCGGCCGGACCCGCTGTCCAGCCCGGCCGTGCCGCTGTTCGCGGTCATGTCGGCAACCAACAGGAGTCCGCTGGAGGATCGACTGCTGAAGGGTCCGATCACCGAGCAGAACAGGGTCAACCTCAAGCTGAGCGGCAACCAGGTCGCCAACTTCGCCGGCTTTCTCAGCGCGCGGTGGCGCGACAACGACTGGATCTGGGGTCGGCTCGACAGTGCCCAGACGCTGGTCTCCCTGATCGCGAGGGAGGACCGGGTGGCCGCCGCCCTCGCCCCCGACGCCGACTCTGCCGACCCGCGTCGGGCCCTGCGGGAGTTCTTCACCGGCGGCGCGCACGACCAGGAGTGGGCGGCATTCCTCGGCTCACGCTGGCAGCAGCTCGAGCAGGAGCTGGTCAACGGCGACCGCGCGGTGGAGTCCTGGTTCGTCGATGTCGCCACCGAACGGCTGCACTGGGACATCCTGGCGACCGAGATCGGCTGGTTCCACCAGCTCAACGACCGCGCCGTCGGGCGCGACGACCCACCCCAGGCCGACGGCGTCGCCGCGACGGTGCCGCCCCCTCGGGCCCAGGCCGGCGGCGCACCCGGCCCGCTGGACCGGCTGCGGAGGGTGGGTGAGGTCGGCGAGGAGACGGTGATGGAGCTGCTCCGACGGGCCGAGCTGCGCCGCGTCCTCGTCCAGTTGGGGCTGGTGATCTGGCGGGCGGTGGTGGGGACCCGGGCTCCGGAGCCGCCCGGCGCCGCCCCAGCCCAGGGGACCAGGCACCGGTCCGAACCGGCGTGGGCCCTCGTCCGCAGAACCGCCGCGTGGGCCCTGGCGCCGACGTTCCTGCCCGCTCTGCTGCTGTCGCTGGTCTCACCGTTCAGCACGCTGTTGGCCGGCCTGCTGTCCTGGGGAGCGATCAGTGCCGCCACCGGTAGCTGGGCCTCGGCCGCGCACGTCCCGGTCATTCTCGGTCTGGGGCTGGCCTCGTTCGTCTTCCTGGCGCACCTGCTGCTGCCCAACGCCGCCAGAGAGCACGCCCGCAGCGGGGTCCCTCTGAACGGAGCCAGACTGTGGTTGCTGCGCCTCGTCCCGGCCACGGTGATCGTGGTCGGCATCGTGTTCTGGACGGTTGCGCTCCGCCTGCACTGGCAGTTCGACGTGCACAACGGCTGGGCGCAGGCCGCCTGGGGCGGACTGCTGGCAGGTGGCGCCTTCCTGGCCACCCAGCTCGACGTGGTGTGGGCGAGCCTGCGCCGCCGGACCAGCCGCAGCTCGGACCGGACGGTGTCGCCAGGCCTGCTGCTGGTGTCCACAGCGGTGGTGGTGGTGGCCTGCTTCGCGGTCTGCCTGCTGCCGGACCACTGGCTCGTCGGCTTCGCCGTCCAGTACGTCGCCCTGGCGCTCAGCCTCGCCGGGCTCTATGTCTGGACCGAGCGATGCGCCACCATCCAGCCTCCGCTCGGCCCGGAGGCCTAG
- a CDS encoding glycoside hydrolase family 36 protein, giving the protein MSPSLIDFGTDLVLTFRYDDDTPLSLVSIRPAIGPAHADPATVPAVPFVEVLTVADGRRPGYRYSETLVGSRLRYVSHQATGTDLRITQNDPVTGLIVTSVIIATPGRGAFRSWTEVELPGPGEVLLQAVTSFATGAFLTDSGVELSALDLLTAESDWVVENRWQRRPVRDLQLVDINTDAHSHSPRSRIGVTAHSSWSTGERLPIGVVAARDGGYALGWQIEHNGPWHFEVAENLTGAYLALLGPTDLEHGCLVLVDNTHPFTSVPVSVACVDGTADDAFAALTWQRRALLRDHPQNATLPLIFNDYMNTLMGDPTTEKLLPLIDAAAQAGAEYFCIDAGWYDDGGYWWNSVGEWKPSTNRFPGGLGEVIDRIRSHQMVPGLWLEPEVVGVESPVADRLPTDAFLQRHGTRIVDHERYLLDLRHPAARAHLDEVVDRLVGEFTVGYFKLDYNVTPGLGTDLDAVSPGAGLLAHNRALLSWLDGVLDRHPDLILENCGSGAMRQDYAMLSRLALQSTSDQMDPLLYATIAAAAPAAVLPEQAANWAYPQPGMNDEEIVLTMVNGIAGRLYLSGHLAQMSPSQLALVTAGVEAHKDLRAALPTTEPFWPLGLPAWTAPVVCVGLRGADATYLSVWKRSEGERTIELPLTEHRGHHLRLAEHFPSADTPVQDRHDWTFDWDPETAVLRIGVGASAPSARVLSLIPSPGRTDTGQPA; this is encoded by the coding sequence ATGAGCCCTTCCCTGATCGACTTCGGCACCGACCTGGTCCTCACCTTCCGCTACGACGACGACACCCCGCTGAGCCTGGTGTCGATCCGTCCGGCGATCGGGCCTGCGCATGCCGACCCTGCGACCGTGCCGGCGGTGCCCTTCGTGGAGGTGCTGACCGTCGCCGACGGACGCCGGCCCGGCTACCGCTACAGCGAGACGCTGGTCGGCTCACGGCTGCGCTACGTCTCGCACCAGGCCACCGGGACCGACCTCCGGATCACCCAGAACGATCCCGTCACCGGGCTCATCGTCACCAGTGTGATCATCGCGACCCCGGGTCGTGGCGCGTTCCGCAGCTGGACCGAGGTCGAGCTGCCTGGGCCCGGTGAGGTGTTGCTGCAGGCCGTCACGTCCTTCGCCACCGGCGCCTTCCTGACCGACTCGGGCGTCGAGCTCAGTGCGCTCGACCTGCTCACCGCCGAGTCGGACTGGGTGGTCGAGAACCGCTGGCAGCGCCGGCCGGTCCGCGACCTGCAGCTGGTCGACATCAACACCGATGCCCACTCCCACAGCCCGCGCAGCCGGATAGGCGTCACCGCACACTCGTCCTGGTCGACCGGCGAACGGCTGCCGATCGGGGTGGTCGCGGCGCGCGACGGCGGCTACGCGCTCGGCTGGCAGATCGAGCACAACGGGCCCTGGCATTTCGAGGTCGCGGAGAACCTGACCGGGGCGTACCTGGCGCTGCTCGGGCCGACCGACCTGGAGCACGGGTGCCTGGTGCTGGTCGACAACACGCACCCCTTCACCTCGGTCCCGGTCTCGGTGGCCTGTGTCGACGGGACCGCCGACGACGCCTTCGCGGCCCTCACCTGGCAAAGGCGTGCCCTGCTTCGTGACCACCCGCAGAACGCAACCCTGCCGTTGATCTTCAACGACTACATGAACACCCTGATGGGTGACCCGACCACGGAGAAGCTGCTCCCGCTGATCGACGCAGCGGCGCAGGCCGGCGCCGAGTACTTCTGCATCGACGCCGGCTGGTACGACGACGGCGGCTACTGGTGGAACAGCGTCGGTGAGTGGAAGCCCTCGACGAACCGATTCCCCGGTGGCCTGGGCGAGGTGATCGACCGGATCAGGAGCCACCAGATGGTTCCCGGTCTGTGGTTGGAGCCCGAGGTCGTGGGGGTCGAGAGCCCGGTCGCCGACCGGCTGCCGACCGACGCCTTCCTGCAACGGCACGGCACCCGCATCGTTGATCATGAGCGCTACCTGCTGGACCTGCGGCACCCGGCGGCCAGAGCCCACCTCGACGAGGTGGTCGACCGGCTGGTCGGCGAGTTCACCGTGGGCTACTTCAAGCTCGACTACAACGTCACCCCGGGACTCGGCACCGACCTGGACGCCGTCTCCCCCGGTGCCGGTCTGCTCGCCCACAACCGTGCCCTGCTCTCCTGGCTCGACGGTGTGCTCGACCGACACCCGGACCTGATCTTGGAGAACTGCGGCTCGGGGGCGATGCGGCAGGACTACGCGATGCTGTCCAGGCTGGCCCTGCAGTCGACGTCGGACCAGATGGACCCGTTGCTGTATGCCACCATCGCTGCGGCGGCACCTGCCGCGGTGCTGCCCGAGCAGGCCGCCAACTGGGCCTACCCCCAACCAGGCATGAACGACGAGGAGATCGTCCTGACCATGGTCAACGGGATCGCGGGCCGGCTCTACCTGTCCGGCCATCTGGCCCAGATGAGCCCATCCCAGCTGGCCCTGGTCACCGCCGGGGTGGAGGCGCACAAGGACCTCCGCGCGGCGCTGCCCACCACCGAGCCGTTCTGGCCGCTCGGCCTGCCGGCCTGGACGGCACCGGTGGTCTGCGTCGGCCTGAGAGGTGCCGACGCAACCTACCTGAGTGTATGGAAGCGGTCCGAGGGCGAGCGGACGATCGAGCTCCCGCTGACCGAACACCGAGGTCATCACCTCCGGCTGGCGGAGCACTTCCCGAGCGCCGACACCCCGGTGCAGGACCGACACGACTGGACCTTCGACTGGGACCCCGAGACGGCCGTGCTGCGGATCGGGGTCGGCGCGAGCGCACCGTCGGCGCGGGTGCTGTCGCTGATCCCCTCCCCGGGCCGCACCGACACCGGCCAGCCTGCCTAG
- a CDS encoding PPOX class F420-dependent oxidoreductase — protein sequence MLADPFRQLLAASHHGVLVTLKRDGRPQISNVAHSYDPVGDRIRVSITDDRAKTRNLRRDPRVSFYVTSPDFWSYAVAEGNADLTPVAAEPDDPTVEELIEVYRSIGGEHPNWDEFRAAMVAEQRLVLRIRVDHLYGMVRPT from the coding sequence TTGCTCGCTGACCCGTTCCGGCAGCTGTTGGCGGCGTCGCACCACGGCGTCCTGGTCACCCTGAAGCGTGACGGTCGGCCACAGATCTCCAACGTCGCCCACAGCTATGACCCGGTCGGTGACCGGATCCGGGTGTCGATCACCGACGACCGGGCCAAGACCCGCAACCTCCGCAGGGATCCCCGGGTCAGCTTCTATGTGACCAGTCCCGACTTCTGGTCCTACGCCGTTGCGGAGGGAAACGCCGACCTGACACCGGTCGCCGCAGAGCCCGACGATCCGACGGTGGAGGAGCTGATCGAGGTCTACCGCTCGATCGGCGGCGAGCATCCCAACTGGGACGAGTTCCGCGCGGCCATGGTGGCCGAGCAGCGGCTCGTCCTGCGTATCCGGGTGGACCATCTCTACGGCATGGTCCGACCCACCTGA
- a CDS encoding fumarylacetoacetate hydrolase family protein translates to MALVRFSHNGVPTLGVDTDDGIRPLELTLAELLALPLDQAQTLVQTVQADPVDASWLLPPVDVQEVWAAGVTYRRSRDGRIEESGNETLYDHVYASARPEIFFKSTAGRVVTDQQPVGIRADSGWDVPEAEIGLVINSAGEIFGFLVGNDMSSRSIEGENALYLPQAKVYEASCALGHRIVGVWEAPELPLAVSVSITRDGEQVYSAHTDSSAMKRGFEELVDWLTLAMPFPDGVVLLTGTGLVPDSSFTVRAGDLITVQIDGVDSLTNPVITVGGSAPDPVRTDGDRSSSLAR, encoded by the coding sequence ATGGCGCTGGTCCGCTTCTCCCACAACGGTGTCCCGACGTTGGGTGTCGACACCGACGACGGCATCCGGCCACTGGAGCTGACGCTGGCCGAGCTGCTGGCGCTGCCCCTGGACCAGGCGCAGACCCTCGTCCAGACCGTCCAGGCGGACCCCGTCGACGCGAGCTGGCTGCTGCCGCCGGTGGATGTCCAGGAGGTGTGGGCGGCCGGCGTCACCTACCGGCGCAGCCGGGACGGGCGGATCGAGGAGTCCGGCAACGAGACCCTCTATGACCACGTCTACGCCTCGGCGCGGCCGGAGATCTTCTTCAAGTCCACCGCCGGCCGGGTCGTCACCGACCAGCAGCCGGTGGGCATCCGGGCCGACTCCGGCTGGGATGTGCCCGAGGCCGAGATCGGTCTCGTGATCAACTCCGCCGGCGAGATCTTCGGTTTCCTGGTGGGCAACGACATGAGCAGCCGTTCGATCGAGGGAGAGAACGCGCTCTACCTTCCGCAGGCCAAGGTGTACGAGGCCTCCTGCGCACTCGGCCACCGCATCGTCGGCGTCTGGGAGGCGCCCGAGCTGCCGCTGGCGGTGTCGGTGTCGATCACCCGGGACGGTGAGCAGGTCTACAGCGCGCATACCGACAGCAGTGCGATGAAGCGTGGCTTCGAGGAGCTGGTCGACTGGCTGACGCTGGCGATGCCGTTCCCGGACGGTGTCGTCCTGCTCACCGGCACCGGTCTGGTGCCGGATTCCTCCTTCACCGTCCGCGCCGGCGACCTGATCACCGTGCAGATCGACGGTGTCGACTCGCTGACCAACCCGGTGATCACGGTCGGCGGCTCCGCACCCGACCCGGTCCGGACGGATGGCGACAGGAGCTCGAGCCTTGCTCGCTGA
- a CDS encoding ROK family protein, producing the protein MTLTLGIDIGATSIKGAAVTESGEVVGRDVQPTPSAGSSADIEDAIVACIAALRSSLPDVSSVGLAAAGWIGPDRRSVVFSANFPSWRQEPLLDRLEQRTGLAMVLENDANAAAWGEYRFGAGAAATSMAAITLGSGVGGALIVNGELVRGHQGAAGEIGHSVMITDGYPCACGRHGCMENYVSGRSINRRAAAILPGADVYELARAGDERALGCYLELGDYLGRGLANVAMLVNPQLVVISGGVSDAYDLFAEQAQRSMRSELGAYWAGLTPEFAAGTLAADAGPLGAADLARHQA; encoded by the coding sequence ATGACTCTCACCCTCGGCATCGACATCGGTGCGACCAGCATCAAGGGGGCGGCGGTCACCGAGTCGGGCGAGGTGGTCGGGCGGGACGTGCAGCCGACGCCCAGCGCGGGCAGCAGCGCCGACATCGAGGACGCGATCGTGGCCTGCATCGCGGCGCTGCGCAGCAGCCTTCCGGACGTGTCGTCGGTCGGGCTCGCCGCTGCCGGGTGGATCGGCCCGGACCGCCGCTCGGTGGTGTTCTCGGCGAACTTCCCGTCCTGGCGGCAGGAGCCGCTGCTGGACCGGTTGGAGCAGCGCACCGGGCTGGCGATGGTGCTGGAGAACGACGCCAACGCCGCTGCCTGGGGCGAGTACCGCTTCGGCGCCGGGGCGGCGGCGACGTCGATGGCGGCGATCACCCTGGGCAGTGGCGTCGGCGGTGCGCTCATCGTCAACGGCGAGCTGGTCCGCGGGCACCAGGGCGCCGCCGGTGAGATCGGCCACAGTGTGATGATCACGGACGGCTACCCGTGCGCGTGCGGTCGGCACGGCTGCATGGAGAACTATGTCAGCGGTCGCTCGATCAACCGGCGGGCGGCAGCCATACTGCCCGGGGCGGACGTGTACGAGCTGGCCAGGGCCGGCGACGAGCGGGCCCTCGGCTGCTACCTCGAGCTGGGCGACTATTTGGGCCGAGGCCTGGCCAACGTGGCCATGCTGGTCAACCCGCAGCTGGTGGTGATCAGCGGCGGAGTGTCGGACGCCTACGACCTGTTCGCCGAGCAGGCCCAACGGAGCATGCGCTCAGAGCTCGGAGCCTACTGGGCGGGCCTGACGCCGGAGTTCGCGGCCGGGACCCTGGCCGCCGACGCCGGCCCGCTGGGGGCTGCCGACCTTGCGCGTCACCAGGCGTGA
- a CDS encoding aldo/keto reductase → MEYTKLGRSNMSVSKICLGTMHFGPKADEQQSFAILDRALELGINFIDTANVYGGADDPGRSEQIIGNWFAARPGARDRVVLATKVYGPMGDSDDPNEAGGFSAYKVRRHLQDSLRRLQTDRVDVYQVHHIDERVSPEEFWGTYEKAVADGDVLYAGSSNFSGWGLARFQQQAWQRGFTGFVSEQTQYNLLSRVPEMEVLPAARHFGIGVIVYMPLAGGLLTGKTQSFDGSRTRQVEEEYGISLGPDNSQFSDFSELCRQIGEPESVVATAWVLQHPAVDSAIVGIRTVEQLEGVDRAAALQLDESAMARLDEIFNINNGRRIGPGESPQAHAW, encoded by the coding sequence ATGGAGTACACCAAGCTCGGCCGTTCGAACATGTCCGTGAGCAAGATCTGCCTCGGCACGATGCATTTCGGTCCCAAGGCAGACGAGCAGCAGTCGTTCGCGATCCTGGACCGCGCCCTGGAGCTCGGCATCAACTTCATCGACACCGCCAACGTGTACGGCGGCGCCGACGACCCCGGACGTTCCGAGCAGATCATCGGCAACTGGTTCGCCGCCCGCCCCGGAGCCCGCGACCGGGTGGTGCTCGCCACCAAGGTGTACGGCCCGATGGGCGACAGCGACGACCCGAACGAGGCCGGCGGCTTCTCCGCCTACAAGGTCCGCCGGCACCTGCAGGATTCACTGCGCCGGCTGCAGACCGACCGGGTCGACGTCTACCAGGTGCACCACATCGACGAGCGGGTCTCGCCAGAGGAGTTCTGGGGCACGTACGAGAAGGCGGTCGCCGACGGGGATGTGCTCTATGCCGGATCCAGCAACTTCTCCGGCTGGGGGCTCGCCAGGTTCCAGCAGCAGGCCTGGCAGCGCGGCTTCACCGGGTTCGTCTCCGAGCAGACCCAGTACAACCTGCTCAGCCGGGTGCCGGAGATGGAGGTGCTGCCGGCGGCTCGCCACTTCGGCATCGGTGTCATTGTCTACATGCCACTGGCCGGCGGTCTGCTGACCGGCAAGACCCAGTCGTTCGACGGCTCCCGGACCCGTCAGGTCGAGGAGGAGTACGGGATCAGCCTCGGACCCGACAACAGCCAGTTCAGCGACTTCAGCGAGCTCTGCCGGCAGATCGGCGAGCCGGAGTCGGTGGTGGCCACCGCCTGGGTGCTCCAGCATCCAGCGGTGGACTCGGCCATTGTCGGCATCCGCACAGTCGAGCAGTTGGAGGGAGTCGACCGGGCCGCCGCACTGCAGCTCGACGAGTCAGCCATGGCCCGACTGGATGAGATCTTCAACATCAACAACGGCCGCCGGATCGGGCCCGGAGAGTCCCCGCAGGCTCACGCCTGGTGA